The proteins below come from a single Ruegeria sp. SCSIO 43209 genomic window:
- a CDS encoding GntR family transcriptional regulator produces MSANSRNPNALPIYVQISELLIRDIAAGRLIDGERLPPERDMASNLNVSVGTLRKSLAELEKKGMLERIQGSGNYIRETGTQNSVYAMFRLELPEGGGLPRADILSVDHLKKPAKLPKFGLSDSGSRVRRMRYLNDTIIAVEEIWLDESAGTIDQNLLSDSLYRYYQQQLGFWITRAEDRVSVSALPDWTPEGFTKPAGQAAGYIERFSWSEKAEPIEFSKTWFDSDRATYVQRLK; encoded by the coding sequence ATGTCCGCCAACAGCCGCAACCCCAACGCCCTGCCGATCTATGTCCAGATCTCAGAGCTTCTGATCCGCGATATAGCTGCGGGCCGTCTGATTGATGGTGAGCGTCTTCCACCTGAACGGGACATGGCTTCGAACCTAAATGTCTCGGTCGGGACCTTGCGAAAATCCCTCGCCGAGCTTGAGAAAAAAGGCATGTTGGAGCGTATTCAGGGTTCGGGCAACTACATCCGCGAGACCGGAACGCAGAACAGCGTCTATGCGATGTTCCGGCTGGAACTGCCCGAAGGCGGCGGGTTGCCGCGTGCCGATATTCTGTCAGTTGATCATCTCAAGAAGCCTGCGAAGCTGCCGAAGTTCGGCCTGTCTGATAGCGGTTCGCGCGTACGCCGGATGCGTTATCTGAATGACACAATCATCGCGGTCGAAGAAATCTGGCTGGACGAATCAGCCGGGACCATAGACCAGAACCTGCTGTCCGACTCGCTTTATCGCTATTACCAGCAACAACTTGGCTTCTGGATCACTCGGGCAGAGGATCGCGTTTCTGTCAGTGCCCTGCCCGACTGGACTCCTGAAGGCTTCACCAAACCTGCGGGCCAAGCCGCAGGGTATATCGAACGGTTCAGTTGGTCTGAGAAAGCTGAACCTATCGAGTTTTCAAAAACATGGTTTGATTCAGATCGAGCCACATACGTTCAACGCCTGAAATAA